The DNA region CACAAGCTGGTCATCGCCGGAAATCACGAGCTGAGCTTTGACCATACCTTTACGCATCCGTTCCAGAATGCGAGTGCGTGCTGCAAAAAGACCGGTTCGACGCTGCTCGACGAGATCCCGACGCTTGGCAACTCGAAGGAAAGTTTGGCCGAGGCGGTCAAAACGGAAAACATCCGCCAGTACCTGAGCAATTGCGTGTATCTGCAGGTGAGGCAGCATTTTCTTTACATTTTCGTTATTACATCCCGCTCACATTCCTCAGGACGAGTGCGTCGAGCTGTACGGGCTCAAAATCTACGGCACGCCCTGGCAGCCCGAGTTCTGCAAGTGGGCGTTCAACGTGAAGCGCGGCAAGGCGTGTCTGGAAAAGTGGGAACAAATCCCGGAGAACCTGGACATCCTGGTGACGCACACGCCCCCCGTCGGCCACGGTGACCTGTGCTGTTCGGGGGTGCGCGCCGGTTGCGTGGAGCTGCTGACGACGGTGCAGCAGCGTGTCAAGCCCCGCTATCACGTGTTTGGGCACGTGCACGAAGGATACGGCATCACGTCGGACGGTAAGATAATCTTCGTGAACGCGTCGACCTGCGACATCAACTATCTGCCCAACAACGCGCCGATCGTGTTTGACATTACGCTGCCCAAGGGGCGCACCAAAGATGATGATGCTTAAGCGTaggggaagggaagggggagtTTGTACAATAGTTATCAATAAGTAGAAAGTAGTGGGTAGATTATACCATGACATGGTCTTTGAGGCAATGATTAGGCTTCGCAAATGCTTCTGTAATCTGTGATTTAACCACAGTGGAATAAATGTTTGTttaaaacacttgaaaatgacATGAATACAATAAGATAACACAAAGCACTCAGACAAGTTACAACGGAGACTCGGAGAGTAACATTACTAGACACTTAAATATGCTTCACCGGAGATAAACTGTGGGAAAATATCGTTCTAATGCCTCTGTATTTTCCAAGAGGCTTAGCTTAGCATAATTCGCGTTTGTGTTCGttagtttttattaaaaaaaaatctgtttgcgTCAGCACtaatattttattacaaaaagCAGTTAGGttcgtttaaaaaatagtaaataaatgttttagtAGCTGTCAAACTCTTTCTAGTTTTTTCTCACCAATAATTGCCAGTACGTTAACCAGCTGACTCTACgagcgattttgaaaagttcttcagagcattttttgcacaatatttgaaccaaaaataatacaattcCGTTTTGAAAATACCCACTTTTTTACTATTACTgacaagtttttaattttttgagctgcaaaaaaaatcaagattaatcgacaaaaaaaaacagaataacataaaaaaaacgcaGAGATAGTCAATCCGCAGAATGATTCAAGAAGCTGAAAATTGAAAAGGCAGAATATATAAACGGCAGGAATTTTTTAAAGGCAGAAAAATTAACGGCagaaatcgagccaaacatttcattagggcataacaccaaaacgtaaacattcgggattattccactattccattcattagtacactccctacatgccctccaagaatcaggttgatagcaaacaataattaaatttaaaaaaaaatatttcctattgaaaaatgaaaaacacagttgaggaactttttgtattataaagtgaactttttatacattcttaacacttattcacttcaaaacaatgTTTGGTTTACctttcaccaaggatttctgcagaaaaaaaaacttcgttgaaattaattatttaatacgGTCCCGCGGCTGCTTACCTACTGTAACACCAttcaatcacaaaacttcaccaattatcaaaatttacgctgaattcctcattatttctaactaaacaaaagggcccataaacatcattcaaaacaacaatcaggtgtcagcgctttagtgccctttcagttctcttggaaattgcatttagaaaggggcccattatgaacaacagttggaaagttaaaagggcctaataacgagatttCTTCAAATTCAGAGTTTTATTCAAAGGGCAATTCACTTCTGATATTGCACCAATATGAAGCCAATATTGGAGTCGATACGGTATGCAGCCAAGGAATACTGCGCGAGTATTATGCGCGTATGATATTCATGCTGATATTTGGGTAGATATGACCTCAAATACGACGAATATGGGGTCTATATCGTCAATACGATATGCAGACAATTAGAATATTATGTGCGTATGATACGCGTATGAAGTATACTTAAAGTGATTAACCCCTaggttttattgcgaaaatcaacataaattgagAATCattaaagcagagttgaggataatgatgtgttttatcgtatcgttatagtaaaaataccatcagtcaagcttctttCTTAAATAGGAATTATAACAAGTTGTCCATtttttgccagcgattttctcgaatcgcagTTTTTGTGCCCTAATCAAATGTTTGGCTTGAAATGTAGATTCTGTGTTTTgtgctccgttcacagaatcctctctgcggtaatcgcaacgcagtagggctggccgcttttttgtatttttttcattttcgggTGTCTCGGACGTCCTTAATTATTAACCCTCTGAGACCAAGGCTCGCCTCTAGAAGGGCTTCCGTTTAAAAACTCGctaaaaatcttttgttttcaacaattttgaatctttaaaaagcattgaccAATAGAACTCTTAACTTTTAAAACACATGGGTTTAATAATTTTGCTTGCTTCATGTGACTttgcatgatttaaaaaaaatgtatttgataATACCTGTAAGATCCGTTCCGGCCTCTAAATTTCCGCTTCCCGTCGGTCAAAAACCCAAGCCACATCCGCACGCCGCGAGCTTCTCTTCTTTTCTCCTCGACCTCCCCGCGTTCTCGTTCTCTCTTTTACCTCCCCTTCTTCGCCGCTACACTCACAATGCAGTTTACCCAAACCGAGTATAAATTCTACCCAGTATTTTCGGAGGGGTACGACCCTACAATACCTGCAACCTTCTTTTCGCATCCGCATGGAGATGGCGATGTTAgcggttgcagactggatttcgtcatgtatgtgtGATGAATATCCAGTCCAGGTTGCGCTAcggcaggcctgcccaacgtccggcccgcgggccggatccggcccgtgaagccatttcatccggcccgtgACGGCTtcttaaggctgttcatgaagtccggcccttaaggctgttcatgaagtattaaataagtaaaattattgtctgaattaaaaagattagcttgagatcaaattttaacatattttaaaaacattcttcatgtttgaatttaattcttataatttttatattaatattttttaacctaaaaaaattgtgcaagaaaacaaaattatccatttcgtaaaattgtgaaattcatgaaaaaacttggattgttgtcttaaaatttacaaaaagagaataaatgttatttctttcagttttgACTGTGTTAacttcaatttgaagttttttttttctaatttcttttttttaaataaataaggccgttgcaaatattttttgaagtttatgtccctggaaaaaaaaataaaaaaaagttaaaaattgaaattgtaggtcacggtgtcaacatttgaatgaaaaaagcgtttaaaatgcatcatacacctgtccagttgttttgaatcattgatttccaaaatttctaagtaccgacaaaaattttatttttgcgagaaaaaatagtttttgcggtgctgtacattgtattttcataaaagttcaaaatatttttaaacgagtccaaacatgttaaatatgattatcaatgcagaaaaaggcgaattagattgttctcagttgattagacttctatttccattgaaattttgatatttttttgaaaaaatatttttttgaaaaaatatttttttgccccctgatttttcggaccaattttgaagggggggggggggggggcgacataaactttgaaaaatatttgcaacggtctaagtgagcaaaaataatgttttttttcctgaacaACTTTTAAGTgatacagtttaaaaaaaagcttaaaaatcaaattatgcaTACTGAAAATAAtcgctggaaatatttttaaaatattgcaaaatgttacaaaacttcaaaaaattgcaacgatcattgaaatttgaatgcttttttttataaaaaaaaatcaaggtattACCTAaattgcaatcgtcaaaaacaatatctatacaattttaaacaagcaataactaaaataagtcaaataaacacatttttgaatgttatacttgtttttcatttttaaaatcaaggtatcatatttgcaacactagttcttttatgtatttgctttaaaataaccaaatcataagaaaattaaaaaaatgtgtttactttttcaacttttatcaaatattaattccggcccgccactgcttcagaaaaatcagatctggcccgtagggccaaaaggttgggcacccctgcgcTACGGGTTTCCTATGCTGATAGAAcgtttacaaaaacactaaGCTAGCTCGactaaatacagtcgactctctggatATCGATATTTGCTATCTCAATGTTATTTCATCTATCGATGgtttcttcagtcccttcaaactgcatacttcgatgcTCATCTTTCATATCCTCTCTAGCTCGAAGAATCTTTTCCTCGATGCTCCCTTGCATGTATTTCTTCCAAAACTTTCCtccttttgtcatttttttatgcttctcctgagcaattctctacgaaatcggccgatttcgaccaaaaattcattttttttcgatacgtaataaaagaacgctccccaagTATCGTTATCTTTAAATCTATTTTGACAAAGGCGATAACAATTAGTGTTTGAAAACGATTTtatgagaaaatgaaaaaaatcagttcataAGTTAAAGATTTAAGatataaaaaacattcaaataatattaagctatgttttttgaaaaaaaaaatagctcatGTTTGTTTGTGTATCGATTGTATATGGATAAGTACTATAATTGTAAATTTGGTTATAAAAAAGGCACAGACAAATGAACTGAACAGTATTAACTTGTTCATGTCTTTAATTAtacattagagttttttttagacaAAGTTAGTTTCAATACTAGTTTCAATATCATAGTAAACAAAAAGCTCAACGAacattaattttacataatttggcTCACTAAGAACTCACTCACCTACTCTAGAAATTTGTCGAAAAATTCATAACAATTTCGACCAAATTTGAGAATAGTATCCATTAGATCTTGTGGAAGTGGGTAGATATAAAGTCACTTGTTTAGACTTAGGTACTCTAGCAATATAAATAAGAAATGCACTAAGATAAAGACAtaatcaattgggtactaaagccctatgtcaatttttatgtacaacggtaaaaaacacgattaaaaaccatttctgatcactttttttttcatttcaatgcaaaaaaaaatttgacaagacaacattttttcgatggatcaactatgttccccttggaacgagctgtcaagtaggagcttttctgtcaagaaggaccgcgaggtttatttttcaaaattgatttaaaaatccattttaaactctatgtggtcgtacaaagggtcattgtactcagaaaaataagctttatcactgtaaacaataataccagcaatctaagcttcattttaggacccaattggcagCTCtcttgatattaaaaaaaatatatatcacgTGCTTTATCTAGTCAACATACTCCACTGAAAGCACTTTTCAAGGCTACCCTTGCAAGTATTACAAAATGCAAAACTATTACAGGTCATGATAAAAAAGATAACAAACCTCTACAACCACAGACATTTACTCGGTAGAATTGTATATTTAAACAACACCTAAGTTTAGCTTACACTACataacaaaataatatttgtaacaaacaaaaaaaaaaacacgcatcTACTCCTCAGATACAACACTCAACTCAACTCTTCGACCTTCAATACTCATAATCCGAACCGCCCTCTCCGCCTTCTAAAGCCTCGTCGACCGTATCACCAGCAACTTCCTCGTAGTCTCGCTCCAGTACGGCCAAATCCTCACGCGCCTCGCTAAACTCGCCCTCCTCCATACCCTCTCCCACGTACCAATGGACAAACGCCCGCTTCTTGTACATCAGATCAAACTGTTGATTAACCCGCGCCCACGCGTCCGAAATGGCCGTCGTGTTCGAGAGCATGCAGACGGCCCGCTTGGGTTTGGCCAGATCTCCACCCGGCATCACCGTCGGCGCCTGCTGGTTGATTCCGATCTTGAACCCCGTCGGGCACCAGTCCACGAAGGTGATGTGCCGTTTGGCCTTGATGCTCGTGATGGCACTGTTGATGTCCTTCGGAACGACGTCCCCGCGGTACAGCATGCAGCAGGCCATGTACTTGCCGTGCCGGGGGTCACACTTGACCATCATGTTGGCCGGCTCGAAGCAGGCGTTGGTAATCTCCGCCACGGACGAGAACTCATGCTGGGCTTTGGATGCGGATAGGAGTGGAGCGTACGAAACTAACGGGTAGTGGACACGGGGATAGGGGACCAGGTTCGTCTGGAACTCGTTCAGATCGACGTTCATGGTTCCCTTGAAGCGTAGCGAGGCCGTTACGGACGAGACCACTTGGGCGACCAACGCGTTCAAGTGATGATAATCCGGACGACCGATCTGGAGATTTTTCGAGCAAATGTCGTACGTGGCCTCGTTGTCCATGATGAAGCAACAGTCCGAGTTCGTCATCGTAGTGCTCGTCGAAAGCACGCAATTGTACGGCTCAACGACGGCCGTCGAGATCTTCGGCGACGGATAAACCGCAAACTCCAGCTTGCACTTCTTCCCGTAATCAGCGGCCAATCGCTGCATCAACAGCGACGTAAACCCCGACCCCGTGCCTCCCCCAAACGAGTGAAACACCAAGAACCCCTGCAGCCCATCGCACTGTTCCGCCAATTTCTGGATCGTGTTGCAAACCTGCTCGATGATCTGCTTCCCCACGGTGTAATGCCCACGCGCGTAGTTATTCGCCGCGTCCTCCTTCCCCGTGATCATGTACTGCGGATGGTACAGGTACTTGTACGGTCCGTTTCGAAAGTCCGACACCACCGACTCCTCCAGGTCGATGAAGATGTTCCGCGGCACGACCTTGTCCGAGTCGGTGTTCAGGAAAAAGGCCGCCATATTCTCGTCGTTTGGAACCTTTTCGCTCATTGTTCCGTCCGGCTGGATGCCGTGCTCGAGCGTAAACAGCTGCCAGCAGGCGTTCCCGATCTGGCACCCGGCCTGGCCCACGTTGATGGACATTACCTCGCGCTGTGGATAAGGGAGAGAATGTTTTGGTAAGTAAACTACCGTCCAgactcgactatccgaagtttcgattatccgaatttcgattatccgaaggtttgtatgggatttgggataatcgaatcatgaacatttttttttgcattttcatgtAATCGAGTCTAAACTGTATTGAGGAAATGTTCGTATCTCTTGCTTAGGGCGTTGCCGATGTGTAAATTCCTTTAGGCGAATcgatttgtaattaaaattcaataaaatttgtacgAAACATGTTGTGTTGGCGTAACAgcaattgcaattttaatattcttcaagtgcgttattttaaagtatttttaaagtttgtttaataaataacaaaaaaaaatctttggacaaattttgaatttctagcgagagtggccactcaagtcgggaaatcgagaaagtcggaaaaagtcgggaattcgccaaaatccgccaaaaatcgggaaaaagtctggatttttttttttttcaaaaaagtctagaattccacAATACTTGTTTGGAAATTATTttctaactcttgaataattttgtaatattttacacaattttcaaattaaattcactgTTTGGagacttttattaaatttaaggttcctttccaattgggtcctaaaatgaaggttagattgctgttattattgttcacagcgataaagcttatttttctgagtacaatgaccctttgtacgaccacaaagagtttaaaatggatttttaaatcaatttttaaaaatttaactcgcggtccttcttaacagaaaagctcctacttgacagtacgttccaaggggactatagttgatcaatcaaaaaatgttgtcttgttaaaaaaaaatttgcattaaaatgaaaaaaagtgatcagaaatggttcttgagcgtgtttttttaccgttgtacataaaaattcacatagggctttagtacccaattgttccTTTTACtagtttaactaatttgagaATGACTTTTTctatagttttgtttttgaaagtgtcttataaacatatgaaacacaatagcttataggaccgtGTTTAAACAAAACTCTACATTTGATAcattaaaaatcataataaataaTGAATGCATTTAAcacagatttttatattttttttatcaaaccaGAGTTACGACTaacttaaaacaacaacaaagttataataaaaaattaatataaaaacgtaacttaatccacctttaggtggttggtgccttcctctcatttatagagtgattacaatcccctaaagtgtccacatggtttatggatctcccctaacgtgaggtaggtctaggaggtctaactaaaaagttcttttttcaagtgattttatagcctttcctcagtaaagtgaggaaggcaaaatagagCCTAATTTTAACGATTATGGCCAGCGTAACTTAATGATTCTTTGTCATTTgtcatattgtatttttttcgaaaaaatatatcaacttaagtttgaaaatgtttttgccattcctatttttttttccttgaactttcttgttggttgttggtcgTTTTTAttgataaagcttgattttcagtaatTGGAAaactaaaatatcaaataaaatccaaTCGTTGTTCgttctgaacaaaaaaaatggaaaaaatacgtttaaaaccatgaataaatattgaaattgctaaACTTAGCAAAAACGATTTTTAAACGAATTCCTGTATATTTTTCTTAACGCTTTGAAAGAGTAATAATGGTTATCATGTATTAAACGTGCTttgatttacattaaaatatTGGAATTTGTTGTGGACTGTTgtgaagtttttgtttttacgAATATTGTCAATGGCGATAGTTTATATTGactttttcgaaacaagttttttgtttgaaattatttttcagaTAAGCCTATTATTTCAGTTTCTTGAAAAgtcggaaatttgaaaatggaatttgagtggtcaccctgtcgagcttatttttgggaaaaataggaATACGTAACTTAATAAATTggtaaatttattgatttttgaaagattttgtttatttatttatttatttatttggacaCCAACAGGCTCGGGCCCCAATGGTGTTTTACCTTACAAACTAATACATAAATTAACGTCTAAAGAACAACAAGAATTTCCTTTTGATAACATCACGAGACAAATTAAAATCGAACAAAGAAGCGACAAAATTAAACGCCCGGTGTAGCCCTGTCAGTGCACTGTACATTGCATAATTTGTTTGACGGATAGGGACACGTAGGAATGGGGAGTTCCGAAAAGTCCGAATGGGGGCGAAAATGTTCAATCCACGGAGAATGGCTGGACACTGCACTCTCGAGGTCAAAACGTCGGCAACTAGGAGTGATCGGCACACATTTCGTCGTACTGCTAGCGTGTCCAGGTTGATCAGCTCACAGCGACTTTCGTAGCTGGGCAGTCGGAAGGGATCCCGCCAGGGTAGAGATCGAAGGGCATATCGGATGAACCTTCGCTGCACACTCTCGATTCGCGCTACGCTGTTCTCGTAGTACGGACTCCACACAGAACAGCAGTATTCTAGTGTGGAACGGACCAACGCACAATAAAGTGCCTTCAAACAGtagactgccgttctacgcataattgtcccatgtcagtttttgacgattttgactttatgccatttttaagtttagtctgattTGTACTTtatgaaaaacacataaaatctggtactttgttcggaaactcataaaaacaacatcaagtctgtttgtcccatcgttgaatttctacgcataattgtcccaccaagtattttcttacacggaatcattatttttactaagcattatgccttgcttacctgttgtatagcaagaggatcacaaataagggtgataaactgctaactggggcgattagggacacatagggcgaataggaacccacgggacaattatgcgtagaaacacagaaatcgatcgaaaaatttcaatcgcgtttttctcagttgcacttttttgaacatgggacaattatgcgtagaacggcagtagaTGTCAGTAAAGTTTTTGGCTGTACGGAAGACAAAACCAAGTTGCCGCGATGCTTTGGAGACGATGTAGGAGATGTGCTGCTTGTATGTCAGCTCCGTGTCGAGGAGCACACCCAGGTCCTTAACGCAGTTCTCACGAGGAATTGAAGTGCCGCAAATCTGGTACTCGAACTTAATCGGGTTACGTTTTCTGGAAAAAGAGATAACGGAGCATTTGGTTGGATTAACGACCATTCGGTTAATTTTGCACCATTCCGCGAAGTTGATCAGCTGTTGTTGGAGAACTTGAGCATCAGATGCATTGTCAATCCGGCAGTAGATTTTCATGTCGTCCGCGTACGACAGGCGTGGAACCGAGATAGAATGGTTACAGTCGTTGTAGTACAGCAGGAATACAAGTGGTCCCAAGTGACTGCCTTGTGCAATTCCCGAAAAGGCTTCAAAGACAGCGGACAGCCAATCACCGATCTTGACGCTAATTTTCCGGCCGGTTAGATAGGATTGAAACCAACGCAGGAGAACCCCACCGATTCCCATTCTTTCCAGCTTTGCGATTGCAATAGAATGGTTCAGCTTGTCAAATGCGGCAGACAGGTCGGTATACACCGCGTCGGTCTGCGATTTGGCGGTGAAACTATCGGTCACGAATGTCGTAAAAGTGAGCAGATTCGTCGTGGTTGACCGCGAAGGCATAAAACCGTGCTGGTCGTCGCTGATAAGGTTCTTGCAGAAGAAAAACACCGGATCCATGACCGCCAGCTCGAAGAGTTTCGAAGTGGCGCACAGTGCTGAAATCCCGCGATAGTTGTCTGCGTTCCGTTTGTCCCCTTTCTTGTGCACCGGAAACATATATGCGTGCTTCCAGAGTTTTGGGAAGGAGCCGGTGGAGAGGGACAGACTGAAGAGATGTCCGAGAGGATCTAGAAGCCCGTCGATACATTTTTTCAGGACGATCGATGGAACCCCGTCCGGACCTGCAGTGTTGGATGACTTCAGTTTGGTTGCGGCTTCCAGAATCTGCGAGCGATCGATTGTGATGCGGTTCAGGGCCAGCCCGTTTGGAAGGACATTGTTGGCAGCAGCGGTGATTTGTTGTTGTGACAGATCTTCTTGTGTGAACATGCTCGAAAATTTTGCGGCTAACAGCTGGCAGATGTCCTCCGTATTCGAAGCTGTCTTGTCGCCAAGGAACATCGACGACGGCAACCCGATTTCCTTCCGCTGCTCGTTGATGTACTTCCAGAATCCTTTCGGATTGGACTTAAGCTTCTTCTGGGTACGTACTTCATGATCGGCATGACACTGTTTGCTCATCCTTTTGTAGCAGCTGTTGAGTCGCACGTAGTAGTTGTGCAATGGTAACGTTCGatgttttgagtactttttcagTGCCGACCTCTTAGCAGCCTTGACTCTCCTAAGTTCGCTGGTTTGCCATGGAACACGGGCGTTCGTAACTGGTTTCTTCGGGACGTGTCTGTCGATGACATAGCCGATAATATTGGTGAAGGTCTGCACAGCATCGTCAAGATTGTCCTTGTCAAGTGTGTTCTCCCAGTCAATGCTCCGAAGTAGTTCTAGCATGCTGGGAACGTCGGATTTG from Culex quinquefasciatus strain JHB chromosome 3, VPISU_Cqui_1.0_pri_paternal, whole genome shotgun sequence includes:
- the LOC6036111 gene encoding UPF0046 protein C25E10.12; this encodes MKVELHPLTEDPTSAWKEISKSQRVIKINARAPSSEVASNKVRVVCMSDTHSLTHHIKFEVPDGDIFIHAGDFTRCGKLDEVVDFNNWLEKLPHKHKLVIAGNHELSFDHTFTHPFQNASACCKKTGSTLLDEIPTLGNSKESLAEAVKTENIRQYLSNCVYLQDECVELYGLKIYGTPWQPEFCKWAFNVKRGKACLEKWEQIPENLDILVTHTPPVGHGDLCCSGVRAGCVELLTTVQQRVKPRYHVFGHVHEGYGITSDGKIIFVNASTCDINYLPNNAPIVFDITLPKGRTKDDDA
- the LOC6036139 gene encoding tubulin alpha-8 chain, encoding MREVMSINVGQAGCQIGNACWQLFTLEHGIQPDGTMSEKVPNDENMAAFFLNTDSDKVVPRNIFIDLEESVVSDFRNGPYKYLYHPQYMITGKEDAANNYARGHYTVGKQIIEQVCNTIQKLAEQCDGLQGFLVFHSFGGGTGSGFTSLLMQRLAADYGKKCKLEFAVYPSPKISTAVVEPYNCVLSTSTTMTNSDCCFIMDNEATYDICSKNLQIGRPDYHHLNALVAQVVSSVTASLRFKGTMNVDLNEFQTNLVPYPRVHYPLVSYAPLLSASKAQHEFSSVAEITNACFEPANMMVKCDPRHGKYMACCMLYRGDVVPKDINSAITSIKAKRHITFVDWCPTGFKIGINQQAPTVMPGGDLAKPKRAVCMLSNTTAISDAWARVNQQFDLMYKKRAFVHWYVGEGMEEGEFSEAREDLAVLERDYEEVAGDTVDEALEGGEGGSDYEY